A region from the Catellatospora sp. TT07R-123 genome encodes:
- a CDS encoding helix-turn-helix transcriptional regulator yields MVKPTRVTNSIRALRFAHGEMTQAELADRVGVTRQTVIAIEQGRYSPSLEMAFQIARVFGVGLDAVFQYPDTDQPG; encoded by the coding sequence GTGGTGAAGCCGACCCGGGTGACCAACTCGATCCGGGCGCTGCGGTTCGCCCACGGCGAGATGACCCAGGCGGAGCTGGCCGACCGCGTCGGGGTCACCCGGCAGACCGTGATCGCCATCGAGCAGGGCCGCTATTCGCCGTCGCTGGAGATGGCATTTCAGATCGCCCGGGTATTCGGCGTCGGACTCGACGCGGTGTTCCAGTACCCGGACACGGATCAGCCCGGGTAG
- a CDS encoding GlsB/YeaQ/YmgE family stress response membrane protein: MTVAGIISAIIVGLVIGALGRLVVPGRQSMPIWLTILVGIVAALIGTAIAQAVGVAVTDGIDWIELVFQVGLAALGVALIAGVRGRSSV; this comes from the coding sequence ATGACTGTCGCCGGAATCATCTCGGCAATCATCGTCGGCCTCGTGATCGGCGCTCTCGGCCGGCTGGTCGTGCCGGGCCGGCAGAGCATGCCGATCTGGCTGACGATCCTGGTCGGCATCGTCGCCGCCCTCATCGGCACCGCGATCGCGCAGGCCGTCGGCGTCGCCGTCACGGACGGCATCGACTGGATCGAGCTGGTCTTCCAGGTCGGTCTGGCCGCCCTGGGCGTGGCCCTGATCGCCGGTGTCCGCGGGCGCAGCTCCGTCTGA
- a CDS encoding adenylosuccinate synthetase, with the protein MTVVHPTRGYADVLVGLQYGDEGKAKIIDLLAPDYDIVARFNGGANAGHTIDTPQGRVVLQQVPCAIFQPGTLLYIGSGCAVNLWKLVAELDQIAAHGVDLTGRLHVSDRAAVVQPVHLIVDERNSAGIGTTKNGMGPCYADRAYRMRGGARTNLQLRDVLADPAGTVAAMRAAAEAELAASGGDTAAAHRDLEERLTSFAACVERVRGYVQPRRTWLAEQVGAGARVLFEGAQSMMLDVVHGDQPYVTASHTVPAYAYVGGDLPPRFHRYTIGVAKAVMSRVGNGPFPSELGAERSAAYFAQAVSTGRGRAEEHAEFDVQLLRASTDELELGIAMRMLTHEYGSGTGRPRRIGILDLEQLREMVVAVGVDVVYLNKVDCLSLYGETMFNGIPVRVPATAEHGATRVLPSFSAAQLDAARPDELPLELLEFRSFVEREIGVPVIGFGMGPQRDQITQFFRLGEYAH; encoded by the coding sequence ATGACGGTTGTCCACCCCACCCGCGGCTACGCTGATGTCCTGGTCGGACTCCAGTACGGAGACGAGGGCAAGGCGAAGATCATCGACCTGCTCGCGCCCGACTACGACATCGTGGCCCGGTTCAACGGCGGCGCCAACGCCGGTCACACCATCGACACCCCTCAGGGCCGCGTCGTGCTCCAGCAGGTGCCGTGCGCGATCTTCCAGCCCGGCACGCTGCTCTACATCGGCTCCGGCTGCGCGGTGAACCTGTGGAAGCTCGTGGCCGAGCTGGACCAGATCGCGGCGCACGGCGTGGACCTCACCGGCCGCCTGCACGTCAGCGACCGCGCCGCCGTGGTGCAGCCGGTGCACCTCATCGTCGACGAGCGCAACAGCGCGGGCATCGGCACCACCAAGAACGGGATGGGCCCGTGCTACGCCGACCGGGCATACCGGATGCGCGGCGGTGCCCGCACCAACCTTCAGTTGCGCGACGTGCTCGCCGACCCGGCCGGGACGGTCGCGGCGATGCGCGCCGCGGCCGAGGCCGAGCTGGCCGCGTCCGGCGGCGACACCGCGGCGGCGCACCGCGACCTGGAGGAGCGCCTGACCTCGTTCGCCGCCTGCGTGGAGCGGGTGCGGGGATACGTCCAGCCGCGCCGCACCTGGCTGGCCGAGCAGGTCGGCGCCGGGGCGCGGGTGCTGTTCGAGGGCGCGCAGTCGATGATGCTGGACGTCGTGCACGGCGACCAGCCGTACGTCACCGCCAGCCACACCGTCCCCGCGTACGCCTACGTCGGCGGGGACCTTCCGCCGCGGTTCCACCGGTACACCATCGGCGTGGCCAAGGCGGTCATGTCCCGGGTCGGCAACGGGCCGTTCCCGTCCGAGCTGGGCGCGGAGCGCTCGGCGGCGTACTTCGCGCAGGCCGTCTCCACCGGCCGGGGCCGCGCCGAGGAGCACGCCGAGTTCGACGTACAGCTGCTGCGCGCCTCGACCGACGAGCTGGAGCTGGGCATCGCCATGCGCATGCTCACCCACGAATACGGCTCCGGCACGGGCCGTCCGCGCCGCATCGGCATCCTGGACCTGGAGCAGCTGCGGGAGATGGTCGTCGCGGTCGGGGTCGACGTGGTCTACCTGAACAAGGTCGACTGCCTTTCCCTGTACGGCGAGACCATGTTCAACGGCATCCCGGTGCGCGTGCCGGCCACCGCCGAGCACGGCGCGACCCGGGTGCTGCCGTCGTTCAGCGCCGCGCAGCTCGACGCCGCCCGCCCCGACGAGCTGCCGCTGGAGCTGCTGGAGTTCCGGTCGTTCGTGGAGCGGGAGATCGGGGTGCCGGTCATCGGATTCGGGATGGGCCCGCAGCGCGATCAGATCACCCAGTTCTTCCGGCTGGGCGAATACGCGCACTGA
- a CDS encoding methanogen output domain 1-containing protein has translation MDWLLSPPTPEAGSLLRREIGTYLARHADDPVAVPEAELTVSELIMNAVEHAGGPIWVSVDWHRVHPTITVHDLGPLFTPDLTPPLVTAERGRGMWLVSQLATDLAVAAKRGGGKRVSATLPVARAAEKSFDPPARVTDPLPAASESGPDGFGREPFLRALVVELSRAVEDDAGLQRAQELVAHVGATVGGQMEAEFRAARQIVGRLTSAQLAECYVRLKAAIGGDFYVIEVSDDRIVLGNRSCPFGDAVRLAPALCRMTSSVFGGIGARNHGTATVELTERIAVGDPQCRVTVHLGPDPDAEGHRYQR, from the coding sequence ATGGACTGGCTGCTGTCGCCGCCGACGCCGGAGGCCGGCAGCCTGCTGCGCCGGGAGATCGGCACCTACCTGGCCCGCCACGCCGACGACCCGGTGGCCGTGCCCGAGGCCGAGCTGACCGTCTCCGAGCTCATCATGAACGCCGTCGAGCACGCGGGCGGCCCGATCTGGGTGTCGGTCGACTGGCACCGGGTCCACCCCACGATCACCGTGCACGACCTCGGCCCGCTGTTCACCCCGGACCTGACCCCGCCGCTGGTCACCGCCGAACGCGGCCGCGGCATGTGGCTGGTGTCGCAGCTGGCCACCGACCTGGCCGTGGCGGCCAAGCGCGGCGGCGGCAAGCGGGTCAGCGCCACCCTGCCCGTGGCGCGGGCCGCCGAGAAGTCGTTCGACCCGCCCGCCCGGGTCACCGACCCGCTGCCCGCCGCGAGCGAGTCCGGCCCGGACGGGTTCGGGCGCGAGCCGTTCCTGCGCGCGCTGGTGGTCGAGCTGTCGCGGGCCGTCGAGGACGACGCGGGCCTGCAACGCGCGCAGGAGCTGGTCGCGCACGTGGGGGCGACCGTCGGCGGCCAGATGGAGGCCGAGTTCCGCGCCGCCCGGCAGATCGTGGGGCGGTTGACATCCGCCCAGCTGGCCGAGTGCTACGTCCGCCTCAAGGCCGCGATCGGCGGCGACTTCTACGTGATCGAGGTCAGCGACGACCGGATCGTGCTGGGCAACCGGAGCTGCCCGTTCGGCGACGCGGTCCGGCTGGCCCCCGCGCTGTGCCGGATGACCTCCAGCGTCTTCGGCGGCATCGGCGCCCGCAACCACGGCACCGCCACCGTGGAGCTGACCGAGCGCATCGCCGTCGGCGACCCGCAGTGCCGCGTCACGGTCCACCTGGGGCCGGACCCGGACGCCGAGGGCCACCGCTACCAGCGCTGA
- a CDS encoding maleylpyruvate isomerase N-terminal domain-containing protein — protein sequence MSGTDLSADLAACRAAHERLHRTLDRVDDLVVRQPSRLPGWTVGHVLTHLARNADSVLRRLRAVERGELVTQYEGGQAGRAAEIEAGHARPAAEIVADLRAADEAVDAAFAAAPPQVWARTVLAGDVNEIPATRLVFARWREVEVHHVDLGLGYGYAEWPDALVARWLPELLEQLPDRTDRHGLMAWMLGRAEAPEVRSWG from the coding sequence GTGTCCGGGACCGACCTGAGTGCTGATCTCGCCGCCTGCCGTGCCGCGCACGAGCGGCTGCACCGCACGCTCGACCGCGTCGACGACCTGGTGGTGCGCCAGCCCAGCCGGCTGCCGGGGTGGACGGTCGGGCACGTGCTGACGCATCTGGCCCGCAACGCCGACAGTGTGCTGCGGCGGCTGCGCGCGGTCGAGCGCGGCGAGCTGGTCACGCAGTACGAGGGCGGCCAGGCCGGCCGCGCCGCCGAGATCGAGGCCGGTCACGCCCGGCCCGCCGCCGAGATCGTCGCCGACCTGCGTGCCGCCGACGAGGCCGTGGACGCCGCGTTCGCGGCGGCCCCGCCGCAGGTGTGGGCGCGTACGGTGCTGGCCGGGGACGTCAACGAGATCCCGGCGACCCGGCTGGTGTTCGCGCGCTGGCGCGAGGTCGAGGTGCACCACGTCGACCTGGGCCTGGGCTACGGCTATGCGGAGTGGCCCGACGCGCTGGTGGCGCGCTGGCTGCCGGAGCTGCTGGAGCAGCTGCCCGACCGTACGGACCGGCACGGGCTGATGGCCTGGATGCTGGGCCGCGCGGAAGCGCCCGAGGTGCGTTCCTGGGGCTGA
- a CDS encoding N-formylglutamate amidohydrolase produces MSEDLEGYRVIGGTAGSPVILHVPHAATAIPARVRAGLLLDDAELAAELAAMTDAHTDLIAAYAADAARLRPWTFANTLSRLVVDPERFPDEREAMAAVGMGAVYTRTSTGAPLRADDPAAAKLLVRRYFEPYAAAMTELVDARLTATGRAVVVDVHSYPRQRLPYEIGGAHRPEVCLGTDGTHTPSWLVEAARAAFADYDVAFDSPFAGCYVPLKHYGQDSRVTALMIELRRDVYSAGPGGPPTEGLAGIGAALARLVDACTA; encoded by the coding sequence ATGAGTGAGGATCTTGAGGGGTATCGGGTGATCGGCGGGACGGCCGGGAGTCCGGTGATCCTGCACGTGCCGCACGCGGCCACGGCGATCCCGGCGCGGGTACGGGCCGGCCTGCTGCTCGACGACGCCGAGCTGGCCGCCGAACTGGCGGCGATGACCGACGCGCACACCGACCTGATCGCCGCGTACGCCGCCGACGCCGCCCGGCTGCGCCCGTGGACGTTCGCCAACACGCTGTCGCGGCTGGTCGTGGACCCCGAGCGGTTCCCCGACGAGCGCGAGGCGATGGCCGCGGTGGGCATGGGGGCGGTCTACACCCGCACCAGCACCGGGGCACCGCTGCGCGCCGACGACCCGGCGGCCGCGAAGCTCCTGGTACGGCGCTATTTCGAGCCGTACGCGGCGGCGATGACGGAACTGGTCGACGCCCGGCTGACCGCGACGGGGCGGGCGGTCGTCGTCGACGTGCACTCCTACCCGCGACAGCGGCTGCCGTACGAGATCGGCGGCGCCCACCGGCCCGAGGTCTGCCTCGGCACCGACGGCACGCACACGCCGTCCTGGCTGGTCGAGGCGGCGCGGGCGGCGTTCGCGGACTACGACGTCGCCTTCGACAGCCCGTTCGCGGGCTGCTACGTCCCGCTCAAGCACTACGGGCAGGACTCCCGGGTGACCGCCCTGATGATCGAGCTGCGCCGCGACGTGTACTCCGCCGGGCCCGGCGGCCCGCCCACCGAGGGGCTGGCCGGGATCGGGGCGGCCCTGGCCCGCCTCGTGGACGCCTGCACGGCGTGA
- a CDS encoding PRC-barrel domain containing protein yields MNPMWDPWSYRETLDYKPVDDGGDRSITGFHVEAVDGGIGKIDEATGAVGSRYIVVDTGPWIFGSKVLLPAGVIKNIDFADERVFVDRTKAEIKDAPEYDPDRRDDAGYRDRLGDYYAGGSPR; encoded by the coding sequence ATGAACCCGATGTGGGATCCGTGGAGCTACCGCGAGACGCTCGACTACAAGCCTGTCGACGACGGCGGCGACCGATCGATCACGGGCTTCCACGTGGAGGCGGTCGACGGCGGTATCGGCAAGATCGATGAGGCGACCGGCGCCGTCGGTTCGCGCTACATCGTGGTCGACACCGGTCCGTGGATCTTCGGCAGCAAGGTGCTGCTCCCGGCGGGAGTCATCAAGAACATCGACTTCGCCGACGAGCGGGTCTTCGTCGACCGCACCAAGGCCGAGATCAAGGACGCGCCCGAGTACGACCCGGACCGGCGCGACGACGCCGGCTACCGGGACCGGCTCGGCGACTACTACGCGGGCGGATCGCCACGCTGA